ATCAGTTCGGTCGTGGCCACCGCCGACCACAACACGCCCACCACGGGCTGGGAGCGCGGCTACGAAGGCATTGCCGATCCGACCAGCAAGGAACAGGTCACCACGCTCGACCACAACATCGCCGAATTCGGCGCAGCCGCGTTCTTCCCGTTCCTGAGCAAACGCCAGGGCATCGTGCACGTGATCGGCCCCGAGTCGGGCGCGACGCTTCCGGGCATGACTGTCGTCTGCGGCGACTCGCACACCTCCACGCACGGCGCGTTCGGCGCGCTCGCGCACGGCATCGGCACCAGCGAGGTCGAGCACGTGATGGCCACGCAGACGCTGCTTGGCAAGAAGGCGAAAAACATGCTCGTGAAGGTCGAGGGCAAGCTGCCGCTGGGCTGCACCGCCAAGGACATCGTGCTGGCCATCATCGGCAAGATCGGCACGGCCGGCGGTACCGGCTACACCATCGAATTCGCGGGCTCGGCCATTCGCGACCTGAGCATGGAAGGCCGCATGACGGTCTGCAACATGGCCATCGAGGCCGGCGCGCGCGCCGGGCTGGTGGCGGTCGACGAGAAGACCGTCAGCTACGTGAAGGGCCGTCCGCTCGCCCCTACCGGCGTGGAGTGGGACCAAGCCGTGACCTACTGGCGTACGCTGCAGTCCGACCCGGGCGCGACCTTCGACGCAGTGGTCGAGCTCGACGCCACGCAGATCCAGCCGCAGGTGACCTGGGGCACCTCGCCCGAAATGGTGGTCGACATCAACGGCCGCGTGCCCGATCCCGACAAGGAAAAAGATGCGAACAAGCGCGGGGCCATCGAGCGCGCGCTGGTCTACATGGGCCTGGAGCCCAACAAGGCCATGAACGACATCTTCATCGACAAGGTGTTCATCGGCTCCTGCACCAACAGCCGCATCGAGGACATGCGCGAAGCCGCGGCCGTGGTGAAGAAGCTCGGCCAGAAGGTTGCGAAGAACGTGAAGCTCGCGATGGTCGTGCCCGGCTCGGGCGTGGTGAAGGAACAGGCCGAGCGCGAAGGGCTCGACCTGATCTTCAAGGCCGCTGGCTTCGAATGGCGCGAGCCCGGCTGCTCGATGTGCCTGGCGATGAACGCCGACCGGCTCGAACCCGGCGAGCGCTGCGCATCCACCAGCAACCGCAACTTCGAAGGCCGCCAGGGCGCCGGCGGCCGCACCCACCTCGTGAGCCCGGCCATGGCCGCCGCCGCTGCGGTGCACGGCCACTTCGTCGACGTGCGCACCTTCGCCTGATCTGGAGACAACACATGCAGAAATTCACCGTGCACAAGGGCCTCGTGGCCCCGATGGACCGCGAGAACGTCGACACCGACGCGATCATTCCGAAGCAGTTCCTCAAGTCGATCAAGAAGACCGGCTTTGGCGTGAACCTGTTCGACGAGTGGCGCTACCTCGACGCCGGCTTTCCGGGCCAGGACCCGGCCAGCCGCAAGCCGAACCCCGACTTCGTGCTGAACCAGCCACGCTACGCCGGCGCCTCGGTGCTGCTGGCGCGCAGGAACTTCGGCTGCGGCTCGTCGCGCGAGCACGCACCGTGGGCGCTCGACCAATACGGCTTTCGCGCAATCATTGCGCCGAGCTACGCCGACATCTTCTTCAACAACAGCTTCAAGAACGGCCTGTTGCCGATCGTGCTGCCCGAAGCGCAGGTGGCCCAGTTGTTCGA
This is a stretch of genomic DNA from Variovorax paradoxus. It encodes these proteins:
- the leuC gene encoding 3-isopropylmalate dehydratase large subunit: MARTLYDKIWDEHVVHTEEDGTAILYIDRHLVHEVTSPQAFEGLREAGRKLWRISSVVATADHNTPTTGWERGYEGIADPTSKEQVTTLDHNIAEFGAAAFFPFLSKRQGIVHVIGPESGATLPGMTVVCGDSHTSTHGAFGALAHGIGTSEVEHVMATQTLLGKKAKNMLVKVEGKLPLGCTAKDIVLAIIGKIGTAGGTGYTIEFAGSAIRDLSMEGRMTVCNMAIEAGARAGLVAVDEKTVSYVKGRPLAPTGVEWDQAVTYWRTLQSDPGATFDAVVELDATQIQPQVTWGTSPEMVVDINGRVPDPDKEKDANKRGAIERALVYMGLEPNKAMNDIFIDKVFIGSCTNSRIEDMREAAAVVKKLGQKVAKNVKLAMVVPGSGVVKEQAEREGLDLIFKAAGFEWREPGCSMCLAMNADRLEPGERCASTSNRNFEGRQGAGGRTHLVSPAMAAAAAVHGHFVDVRTFA
- the leuD gene encoding 3-isopropylmalate dehydratase small subunit — protein: MQKFTVHKGLVAPMDRENVDTDAIIPKQFLKSIKKTGFGVNLFDEWRYLDAGFPGQDPASRKPNPDFVLNQPRYAGASVLLARRNFGCGSSREHAPWALDQYGFRAIIAPSYADIFFNNSFKNGLLPIVLPEAQVAQLFDETFAFPGYQLTIDLERQVVVKPDGQEFAFDVQAFRKYCLINGLDDIGLTLRHKDKIKAFEAERLAQKPWLAHTMIS